One window of Cydia fagiglandana chromosome 19, ilCydFagi1.1, whole genome shotgun sequence genomic DNA carries:
- the LOC134673762 gene encoding exosome complex component MTR3-like isoform X2, with amino-acid sequence MPLDYRRFNGPEDSVSYKRFTKDYFKTYEQLHKDLINEKGLRKDGRALSEARSMFARTDMVSQAKGSAYVELKKTKVVCSVFDPREIPHQNEFSQLGQLYCEVKFAPFSCPRERRPHAPDTEEKALSVALRQALEPAVCRHLFPNYQVDVFVYILEHDGACLAAAINAAGLALGDAAVPMYDIITACSLAVIGDKTFIDPTEAEEHVAIMSPGNNINHGTVTMSMLSGLKQISDFRLTGSIDVECTTNAMEILEKECDRIVPNIQKVLVVNVVNRLKQQAVLKEEAKKREESLNVKMEEWKSLLNAG; translated from the exons atgcCTCTCGACTATCGTAGATTTAACGGCCCAGAAGACAGTGTATCCTACAAACGTTTCACAAAAGACTATTTCAAAACCTATGAACAGCTGCACAAGGATTTAATAAACGAAAAGGGGTTACGGAAAGATGGGCGCGCTCTATCCGAAGCCCGAAGCATGT TTGCGAGGACAGACATGGTATCACAGGCAAAGGGGTCGGCATATGTAGAATTGAAGAAAACGAAAGTTGTATGTTCTGTTTTTGATCCAAGAGAAATACCCCACCAGAACGAGTTCAG CCAACTGGGACAATTGTACTGTGAAGTCAAGTTTGCTCCATTTTCGTGTCCCCGCGAACGCCGACCGCACGCGCCAGACACTGAAGAGAAGGCATTGTCCGTAGCTCTGAGACAGGCATTAGAGCCAGCGGTCTGCAGGCATTTGTTTCCTAATTACCAG GTTGATGTCTTTGTCTACATTTTGGAACATGATGGAGCCTGCCTAGCTGCAGCTATCAATGCAGCAGGCCTAGCGTTAGGAGATGCTGCAGTCCCCATGTACGATATAATCACCGCTTGCTCCTTAGCTGTGATCGGAGACAAGACATTCATAGATCCCACCGAGGCTGAAGAGCATGTAGCTATAATGAGCCCAGGAAACAACATTAACCACGGAACAGTGACCATGTCTATGTTATCAGGGTTAAAACAAATATCGGACTTTAGATTGACAGGCTCAATAGATGTTGAATGTACAACAAACGCTATGGAGATTTTAGAAAAAGAGTGTGATCGAATTGTTCCGAATATACAGAAGGTTCTTGTTGTAAATGTTGTAAACCGTTTGAAACAACAGGCAGTTTTAAAAGAGGAAGCTAAGAAGAGGGAGGAATCATTGAATGTGAAGATGGAGGAGTGGAAATCATTATTAAATGCTGGATGA
- the LOC134673762 gene encoding exosome complex component MTR3-like isoform X1: MPLDYRRFNGPEDSVSYKRFTKDYFKTYEQLHKDLINEKGLRKDGRALSEARSMCMFFARTDMVSQAKGSAYVELKKTKVVCSVFDPREIPHQNEFSQLGQLYCEVKFAPFSCPRERRPHAPDTEEKALSVALRQALEPAVCRHLFPNYQVDVFVYILEHDGACLAAAINAAGLALGDAAVPMYDIITACSLAVIGDKTFIDPTEAEEHVAIMSPGNNINHGTVTMSMLSGLKQISDFRLTGSIDVECTTNAMEILEKECDRIVPNIQKVLVVNVVNRLKQQAVLKEEAKKREESLNVKMEEWKSLLNAG, from the exons atgcCTCTCGACTATCGTAGATTTAACGGCCCAGAAGACAGTGTATCCTACAAACGTTTCACAAAAGACTATTTCAAAACCTATGAACAGCTGCACAAGGATTTAATAAACGAAAAGGGGTTACGGAAAGATGGGCGCGCTCTATCCGAAGCCCGAAGCATGTGTATGTTTT TTGCGAGGACAGACATGGTATCACAGGCAAAGGGGTCGGCATATGTAGAATTGAAGAAAACGAAAGTTGTATGTTCTGTTTTTGATCCAAGAGAAATACCCCACCAGAACGAGTTCAG CCAACTGGGACAATTGTACTGTGAAGTCAAGTTTGCTCCATTTTCGTGTCCCCGCGAACGCCGACCGCACGCGCCAGACACTGAAGAGAAGGCATTGTCCGTAGCTCTGAGACAGGCATTAGAGCCAGCGGTCTGCAGGCATTTGTTTCCTAATTACCAG GTTGATGTCTTTGTCTACATTTTGGAACATGATGGAGCCTGCCTAGCTGCAGCTATCAATGCAGCAGGCCTAGCGTTAGGAGATGCTGCAGTCCCCATGTACGATATAATCACCGCTTGCTCCTTAGCTGTGATCGGAGACAAGACATTCATAGATCCCACCGAGGCTGAAGAGCATGTAGCTATAATGAGCCCAGGAAACAACATTAACCACGGAACAGTGACCATGTCTATGTTATCAGGGTTAAAACAAATATCGGACTTTAGATTGACAGGCTCAATAGATGTTGAATGTACAACAAACGCTATGGAGATTTTAGAAAAAGAGTGTGATCGAATTGTTCCGAATATACAGAAGGTTCTTGTTGTAAATGTTGTAAACCGTTTGAAACAACAGGCAGTTTTAAAAGAGGAAGCTAAGAAGAGGGAGGAATCATTGAATGTGAAGATGGAGGAGTGGAAATCATTATTAAATGCTGGATGA
- the LOC134673777 gene encoding splicing factor 3B subunit 5, producing the protein MGERYNIHSQLEHLQSKYIGTGHADTTKYEWLTNQHRDSCCSYMGHPDLLSYFAIVENESKARVKFNLMEKMLQPCGPPPEKPED; encoded by the coding sequence ATGGGTGAGAGATACAATATCCACAGTCAACTAGAGCATCTTCAGAGCAAATACATCGGTACCGGTCACGCCGACACCACAAAGTACGAATGGTTAACGAACCAGCACCGGGATTCGTGTTGCAGCTACATGGGCCATCCAGATTTGCTGAGTTACTTCGCTATTGTAGAAAATGAGTCTAAAGCTCGAGTGAAGTTCAACCTAATGGAGAAAATGCTACAGCCGTGCGGCCCGCCGCCGGAGAAGCCTGAAGACTAA